The following coding sequences lie in one Glycine max cultivar Williams 82 chromosome 19, Glycine_max_v4.0, whole genome shotgun sequence genomic window:
- the LOC100778297 gene encoding uncharacterized protein, translating into MSELVYRISTTNEWEELQSNGSSLGGDLDKSSGFIHLSKLDQVRSTLENFFLNCKEELYLLRIDAKKLGDGLVYEIVDGSNSFPHFYGPSRSFIPLPLDAVTKAEKLTLSDGRFSCSLLDLFC; encoded by the exons ATGAGTGAATTGGTGTACAGAATCAGTACGACGAATGAGTGGGAGGAGTTACAGAGCAATGGGTCCAGTTTGGGTGGGGACCTTGACAAGTCTTCTGGTTTCATCCATCTCAGCAAGCTCGACCAG GTTCGGTCAACATTGGAGAACTTTTTCTTGAACTGCAAGGAGGAACTCTACCTGCTTCGAATTGATGCTAAAAAG CTTGGTGATGGTTTGGTGTATGAAATTGTGGATGGTTCAAATAGCTTCCCTCATTTCTATGGGCCATCTAGAAGCTTTATTCCTCTCCCTCTTGATGCAGTAACAAAAGCAGAAAAGCTAACACTATCAGATGGTCGATTTAGTTGTAGTTTGCTTGATTTATTCTGCTGA
- the LOC100776705 gene encoding boron transporter 1 yields the protein MEETFVPFEGIKNDLRGRLMCYKQDWSGGIKAGLRIWAPTTYIFFASAIPVISFGEQLERDTDGVLTAVQTLASTSICGIIHSILGGQPLLILGVAEPTVIMYTFMFNFAKERPELGRDLFLAWTGWVCVWTALLLFLFAILGACSIINRFTRIAGELFGMLIAMLFMQQAIKGLVDEFRIPERQNSKSIEFIPSWRFANGMFALVLSFGLLLTALRSRKARSWRYGTGWLRSLIADYGVPLMVLVWTGVSYIPAGSVPHGIPRRLFSPNPWSPGAYENWTVIKDMVHVPVVYIIGAFIPATMIAVLYYFDHSVASQLAQQKEFNLRKPSSYHYDLLLLGFLTLMCGLIGIPPANGVIPQSPMHTKSLATLKHQLLRNKLVVTARKSMGKNASLGQLYGNMLEAYNQMQTPLVYQDPSARAQGLRELKESTIQAATSMGNVDAPVDETIFDVEKEIDDLLPVEVKEQRLSNLLQSTMVGGCVAAMPLLKKIPTSVLWGYFAFMAIESLPGNQFWERILLLFTAPSRRYKVLEDYHATFVETVPFKTIATFTIFQTIYLLICFGLTWVPIAGVMFPMMIMLLVPVRQYFLPKFFKGVHLQDLDAAAYEEQTALPFNLATHSEFGAGASQVGEGEILDEVITRSRGEFRHTSSPKITSSTPTPRTDPKSHLSPRLSFSARVGEFKTEQSPRSGARGPLSPKAGEVRLSNLGRSPLNPDSKQQDQN from the exons ATGGAAGAAACATTTGTACCCTTTGAAGGAATCAAGAATGATCTGAGAGGAAGGTTGATGTGCTACAAGCAAGATTGGTCGGGTGGAATCAAAGCAGGTTTAAG GATTTGGGCCCCCACCACATACATATTCTTTGCTTCCGCAATACCAGTCATTTCATTCGGGGAACAACTAGAACGAGATACTG ATGGTGTTCTAACTGCTGTTCAAACATTGGCATCCACTTCAATATGTGGCATTATACACTCAATCCTTGGAGGTCAACCTTTATTGATTTTAGGAGTGGCAGAGCCTACGGTGATCATGTACACGTTCATGTTCAATTTTGCGAAAGAGAGACCAGAGTTGGGCCGGGATTTGTTTCTGGCATGGACTGGAtg GGTATGTGTCTGGACTGCACTGTTGCTATTCTTGTTTGCCATCTTAGGGGCTTGCTCTATAATCAACAGGTTTACCCGTATTGCAGGAGAGTTGTTTGGCATGCTTATTGCAATGCTCTTCATGCAGCAAGCTATCAAA GGACTCGTGGATGAGTTTCGCATACCAGAGagacaaaattcaaaatcaatcgAGTTTATACCTTCATGGAGGTTTGCTAATGGGATGTTTGCTTTAGTCCTTTCGTTTGGCCTTCTTCTCACTGCATTAAGAAGCAGAAAGGCTAGATCATGGCGTTATGGTACCG GTTGGCTTCGCAGCCTAATAGCTGACTATGGTGTGCCTCTTATGGTCCTAGTTTGGACAGGTGTATCCTACATACCAGCTGGAAGTGTTCCACATGGTATTCCAAGGCGTCTGTTTAGCCCAAATCCATGGTCACCGGGTGCATATGAGAATTGGACTGTTATTAAG GATATGGTTCATGTTCCTGTTGTGTACATAATCGGAGCATTTATCCCAGCAACCATGATTGCAGTACTTTATTACTTTGACCATAGTGTGGCTTCCCAGCTTGCCCAGCAGAAAGAGTTCAATTTGAGAAAGCCATCTTCTTACCATTATGACTTGCTCCTTTTGGGATTTTTG ACCTTAATGTGTGGCCTGATTGGAATTCCTCCTGCAAATGGAGTCATACCACAGTCTCCAATGCACACAAAAAGTCTGGCAACTCTTAAACATCAG TTGCTTCGTAACAAACTGGTGGTAACCGCACGAAAAAGTATGGGAAAGAATGCTAGTTTAGGACAGTTATATGGCAACATGCTAGAAGCCTACAATCAAATGCAGACCCCTCTTGTTTACCAGGACCCCTCTGCTCGA GCACAAGGACTAAGAGAACTTAAAGAATCAACCATTCAAGCAGCTACCAGTATGGGAAACGTGGATGCCCCAGTAGATGAGACTATATTTGATGTTGAGAAAGAAATAGACGACCTGCTTCCTGTTGAGGTAAAGGAACAGCGTCTCAGTAACTTGCTTCAATCAACAATGGTGGGAGGATGCGTTGCGGCCATGCCTTTACTCAAGAAGATCCCAACCTCAGTCCTTTGGGGTTACTTTGCCTTCATGGCCATTGAAAGTTTGCCAGGAAACCAGTTTTGGGAAAGAATCCTATTACTCTTCACTGCACCAAGCAGAAGATACaa GGTGCTTGAGGATTACCATGCTACTTTCGTAGAAACAGTTCCTTTCAAGACAATAGCAACATTCACCATTTTCCAAACCATTTATCTTCTTATATGTTTTGGACTAACATGGGTTCCTATTGCCGGGGTCATGTTTCCTATGATGATCATGCTCTTAGTTCCGGTTAGACAGTACTTTCTCCCCAAGTTTTTCAAAGGGGTACACCTTCAAGATTTGGATGCAGCAGCATATGAAGAGCAAACAGCTCTACCATTCAACCTTGCAACA CACTCGGAGTTTGGAGCTGGTGCTTCTCAAGTTGGAGAAGGTGAAATCCTAGATGAAGTTATTACTAGAAGCCGTGGAGAGTTTAGGCACACTAGCAGTCCAAAGATCACAAGCTCCACCCCAACACCAAGAACTGATCCTAAAAGCCATTTAAGCCCACGCCTCTCATTTAGTGCTCGCGTGGGTGAGTTCAAAACTGAGCAGAGTCCACGATCTGGTGCAAGAGGTCCCCTCAGTCCAAAGGCAGGAGAAGTGAGATTATCAAATCTGGGAAGAAGTCCACTTAATCCAGATTCAAAACAGCAGGaccaaaactaa
- the LOC100527744 gene encoding ADP-ribosylation factor, with the protein MGLSFTKLFSRLFAKKEMRILMVGLDAAGKTTILYKLKLGEIVTTIPTIGFNVETVEYKNISFTVWDVGGQDKIRPLWRHYFQNTQGLIFVVDSNDRDRVVEARDELHRMLNEDELRDAVLLVFANKQDLPNAMNAAEITDKLGLHSLRQRHWYIQSTCATSGEGLYEGLDWLSNNIANKA; encoded by the exons ATGGGGCTGTCTTTCACGAAGCTGTTCAGCCGGCTCTTTGCGAAGAAGGAGATGCGTATTCTTATGGTGGGTCTCGACGCCGCCGGTAAGACCACCATTCTCTACAAACTCAAGCTAGGAGAGATCGTCACAACCATTCCCACCATTG GGTTTAATGTTGAAACTGTGGAATACAAGAACATCAGCTTCACTGTCTGGGATGTTGGTGGCCAGGACAAG ATCCGTCCTCTGTGGAGACACTACTTCCAAAATACCCAAGGGCTTATCTTTGTGGTTGATAGCAATGACCGGGATCGTGTGGTTGAAGCTAGGGATGAGCTGCACAGGATGTTGAATGAG GATGAGTTGAGAGATGCTGTGCTTCTAGTTTTTGCAAACAAGCAAGATCTTCCAAATGCTATGAATGCTGCTGAAATAACTGATAAGCTTGGTCTTCATTCTCTTCGTCAGCGTCActg GTATATCCAGAGCACATGTGCCACATCTGGTGAAGGGCTTTATGAAGGGCTTGACTGGCTCTCAAACAACATTGCAAACAAG GCATAG
- the LOC100775624 gene encoding Nitrogen regulatory protein P-II homolog-like yields MTAIAGTHVFGVVSFQLKQAEMPFACSCLIRKRIGDSPQRNVALRRRVNGTILPQIRAQNLPDYVPKSEFYKVEAILRPWRVPQVSAALLKMGIRGVTVSDVRGFGAQGGSKERQGGSEFSEDNFVAKVKMEVVVRKDQVEAVIDKIIEEARTGEIGDGKIFLIPISDVIRIRTGERGEQAARMTGGRSDMLSAV; encoded by the exons ATGACTGCGATCGCGGGAACGCACGTTTTTGGTGTTGTGAGTTTTCAGCTCAAACAAGCTGAAATGCCTTTTGCATGTTCTTGCTTAATCCGCAAGCGTATTGGAGATTCTCCTCAGCGCAATGTGGCTCTAAGACGCAGAGTAAATGGAACAATTCTTCCCCAAATCAGAGCCCAGAATCTTCCAG ATTATGTTCCAAAATCCGAGTTTTACAAAGTAGAAGCGATTCTCAG GCCATGGCGAGTTCCCCAGGTTTCTGCG GCTTTGTTGAAAATGGGAATTCGTGGTGTCACTGTATCTGATGTCAGGGGCTTTGGTGCTCAGGGTGGTTCAAAAGAGAGGCAGGGAG GCTCCGAATTTtcagaagacaattttgttgCCAAAGTTAAAATGGAAGTAGTGGTGAGAAAGGACCAG GTTGAGGCAGTTATTGACAAAATTATTGAGGAGGCAAGAACTGGGGAGATTGGTGATGGCAAAATTTTCT TGATCCCCATCTCAGATGTTATAAGAATTCGGACAG GTGAACGTGGGGAGCAGGCAGCTAGGATGACTGGGGGCCGAAGTGACATGTTATCTGCTGTATGA